The Verrucomicrobiota bacterium genomic interval CCTTCAGTGTTTGTGCGAGGCCCCGGACCGCGAGCACACGTTCGCAGCGGCCTTACGGCGTAAAATGGTAGAACGTCTGCGGCCGGACACAAGAGAATGTTTGCAGTTTTTTTCGGTCCGCGCCCCCGCCCGGCTGCTATAGTCGCCCTCCCGGCCGCCCGGCTGCGGAAGCCGGCGCTTGTCTCGTTCAGGACGGCACAGGCGCGACCGGAGTCGCGGGGGCGCGACCGGAGTCGCGGGGGCGCGACCGGAGTCGCGGAGGCGCGACAGGAGTCGCGGGGGCGCGACCGGAGTCGCGGGGGCGCGACCGGATTCGCGGGAGGCACGACCGGAGTCGTGGGGGCGCGACCGGAGTCGTGGAAGGCGCGGAAGTCAGGGGCACCAGCACGGAGCGCAAGGATGACACCCAGAACAGGCGTTCACGACCGGCGCACCATCCGCCCCGCGTGGATGCGACGTGCCTCGTCGTGTCCGCCCGTCGAGGCCTTCCAGCGCCTGCTCGGCGCCGGACGCCGTCCGGCCTTCCTCCACACCGGCGGCCCCGAGACGCCCGGAAGCTGGAGCCTGGTCGCCTGCGACCCCGACGCCACGTTCAGCATCGGCCCACGGGATCCGGACGATCCCTTCGACCGCCTGCGCCGGATGCTGGCGGCCGAAGTCGTCCTGGAAGGCGAGCGGCCGCCCGTGCCGTTCATCGGCGGCTGGGTCGGCGCTTTCTCGTACGACTTGGCCCACCGCACCGAGCGGCTGCGCACGGCGGCGCGCATAGACCACGGCTTCCCGCTCATCGAGCTGGCCCGGTACCCCCGCGTACTCGCCTACGACCACGACACCGCGGCCTGGACGGCGTGCGAGCTTGCCGGCCCGGAGACATGCGAGGGAGGCGTCCGATCCGGTCTCGAGCGCCTGCTCGATCTCGCCTTGGACGGCCCGCTGCCCCCGCGCGAGACCGGCCCGACGTTCACGGACGCCCTGCAGAGCAACTTCAGCCGCGACGCCTACGAGGCCGCCGTCTGTCGCGTGCTCGACTACATCGCCGCCGGCGACACCTACCAAGTCAACCTCTCGCAGCGTTTCGAGGCACGGCTTGCCGTCTCGCCCGAGGAGCTGGCGCTGCGTCTGTTCGAGGCCAGTCCCGCGCCGTTCAGCGCCTTCGTGCGTTTCGACGGGCGCGCCATCGTTTCGTCGAGCCCCGAGCTATTCCTGCGCGTCCGTGGCCGCGAGGTCGAGACGCGGCCCATCAAAGGCACTCGCCCGCGCGGCGCCACGCCCGATGAAGATGAGCGGCTCAAGACCGAGTTGGTCGCCTCACCGAAGGAACGCGCTGAGCTCGTCATGATCACCGACCTCTTGCGCAACGACCTCGGCCGCGTCTGCGAGTACGGCTCCGTCCGTGTGCCCGAGCTGCGCGTCGTCGAGTCGTACCGCAACGTACACCACACCTACAGCCGCATCGTCGGCCGCCTGAAAGAGGACGCCGGGCTGGCCGATCTGCTGCGCGCCACGCTCCCGGGCGGCAGCGTCACCGGCGCGCCAAAGGTCCGTTCGATGGAGATCATCGAGGAGCTCGAGCCGACCGCCCGCGGCCCGTACTGCGGCGCCATCGGCTGGATCGGCGCCGACGGCGCGATGGATCTCAATATCGTCATCCGCACGATACTCGTCGAGGCGGACGGGGCGACAGGCAGGCGCCTGACCTTCCAGGTCGGCGGCGGCATTGTGGCCGACAGCGACCCCGCGGCCGAATACGAGGAAACGCTCGACAAAGCGCAGGGCATACTGCGCGCGCTCCGCGCAGGGCATACTGCGCACGCTCGGCGCAGGGCCGCAAGGAGGCCGGCCATGAACCGGCACGTCATTCTCAACGGCCGTCTCGTCCCCCCCGGCGAGGCGTGCGTGTCCGTTGACGACCGCGGCTTCCTCTACGGCGACAGCGTGTTCACCACGCTGCGCTGCTACGCGGGCGTGCCGTTCCGCCTCGATCGCCACGTCACCCGGCTCAACGCGTCGCTCCACTCGCCTATCGTCGCTATCGCCTACACGGTAGACGAGAACAGCATCCGCGACGACATCGCCCGCCTCGTCGCGAAGAACGGCTGCCTCGATGCCGTCGTGCGCTTGCGCGTCACGCGCGGGCGCGGCGCCGGCCCCCTGCCGCCCAAGGACGCCGCGCCCACAACGTTGCTCACGGTCGATCCAGTCCACCTCGACGAGTCGCTGTATGCGCGCGGCGCACGCCTCATCGTCTCATCGGAGCGACGCGACCCCCACGGCAAGCTCGGTAGGCACAAGCTCGGCAGCTATCTGTTCAGTCTCGTCGCGCGTCGCGAAGCCGCCGCCGCTGGTGCCGATGAAGCCATCATCGCCGACACCGACGGCCACTGGCTCGAATGCGCCTGCTCAAACCTCTTCGCGGTCGTCGAGGGCGCGCTTGTCACACCCGACGTAACCGAGAACCTCCTCCCTGGCATCGCGCGTGAGACCGTCCTCGAATGCGCCCGTGACCTTGGCATCCCCGTCTCGCTGCAGACGCTCACTGCAGAGATCACTGAGCGCGCAGAGGAGTGGTTCATCACCAACTCCGTGCAGGAAATCGTTCCCGTGGCGCGCGTCACAACCAAGTCCTACACTGCCCCTGGTCCGGTTGCGGCCGTGCTTGCACGCGCCTACCGCGAGGCGGTCGCTCGGGAGGCCGCCGGCGCGTAGGCGCCAGGCCGACGAGGGAGTACGCCCATGAGTCTGCTTGTTGTCATCGCCGGGTTGGCCGTGCTGGTTGTCGGGGCGGAACTGCTTGTGCGGGGCGCGTCGCGGTTGGCAGCGGCCGCGGGCGTCGCGCCGCTCGTCATCGGCCTGACCGTCGTCGCGTTCGGCACAAGCGCGCCCGAGCTGGCCGTCAGTGTTCAGGCAGCCCTCGCAGGCCGCTCCGATATCGCGTTGGGAAACGTGGTGGGCAGCAACACGTTCAACGTGCTCTTCATCCTCGGCATCTCGGCGCTCATCGTGCCGCTGGCTGTCGCCCGACAGCTCATCCGCCGCGACGTACCCGTCATGATCGGTGTCTCTGTGCTCGTCTGGCTGTTCGCCGGGGGCGGCATGGTCAACGCGACCGAAGGGGCCATCCTCGTCGCAGGCATCTTCGCCTACACGGCGTTGCTCGTCTTCAAGGCGCACCGGCAACGCGATCCGGATCCCGATAGGAACCGGGCCGACGGCGCAGCGCAACGCGTATCCGGACGCCGGGCCACGGTGCCAGCCATCGTCGCCGTACTTGCCGGACTGGGCGCACTCGTGCTTGGCGCCCGCTGGCTGGTGAGCGGGGCAACAAACCTCGCACGCCAGCTCGGAGCGAGCGAGCTCGTCATCGGACTGACGATTGTCGCCGCGGGCACCTCGCTGCCCGAGCTGGCGACGTCCGTTGTGGCGGCCATCCGCGGCGAGCGCGACCTCGCCGTCGGCAACATCGTCGGGAGCAACATCTTCAACCTGCTCGCCGTGCTCGGCGGGGCTGCACTCGTCTCCGGCGGCATTGATGTGGCGCCCGCCGCGCTGCGCTTCGACATCCCCATCATGGTCGCGGCGGCCGTCGTTTGCCTGCCCGTGTTCTTCACGCGCGGCGAGATCTCGCGCTGGGAGGGCGCACTCCTCGTGGGCTACTACCTCGCCTACACCGTCTACCTCGTCCTCAACGCCGGGCACGCGCCGGCGCTCCCCTACTTCACCTCGGTCATCTGGAAGCTCGTCGTGCCGCTGACTGCACTTGCCCTGGTTTTCTCGCTGACACACGCCTTGCGGCCGCGCAAACGCTGAGGCCCCATGCTCGACGTTTCCTCTTGCCGGACCCCTCGGCGACCGTCGACAATCCCGCCGCCCGGGCAACGTCCCGGGTTTGCGTCTATCAAGGAGGACCTATGCCGCGCATCGCGCCGATCTTGCTGCTCGTCTGCTCGAACGTGTTCATGACCTATGCCTGGTACGGCCACCTCAAGGACATGAGGAGCAAAGCGCTCCTGCTCGCCATCGTGGTCAGTTGGGGCGTGGCGTTCTTTGAGTACTGCCTTCAGGTGCCCGCTAACCGCATCGGCTTCCGCGTCTACTCGCTCGTCCAGCTCAAGGTCATGCAGGAAATCATCACCATGTGCGTCTTCGCCGCGTTCGCCGTGTTCTACATGAACGAGCGGCTCAAGCTCGACTTCCTCTGGGCGGCCATCTGTCTCGCCGCTGCCGCCTACTTCATGTTCCGCGGCGTGGCAGTGGCCCACTAGCACTAGGGTGGGTGCGCCCACCAGGGTGGGTGCGCCCACTGGAGTGGGTGCGCCCACTAGAATGGGTGCCCCATGAAGATGGCTGGCCCATGAGAAAGGCGGGAAGAAGCACGCATCTCCGCAGAATCACAAGGCCAAGCTCTCATTCAGAGCTGGCGCGCGAAAGCAAGAGCAGCCAAGGAAACGCGTGCTGGTCTCTCTCTTTGTTACGCCCGCGCGAACGAGCCGCCCGGAAGGGGCTGCTCCGCCAGAAGCTGCTCGAGCGCCTGGTTCGCCTTGAATATGACGTTGCGGTTGCGCTCGAACCGTACGGCCGCCCTGAGCGGCTCGATCGCCCGGTGGTCGGCCGTCTTGCCCAGCGCTTCGGCCGCGTACATGCGCACGCGGTAGTCCTCGTCGGCCAGCGCCCGGATCAACGGTTCGACCACCACGGCCCCGCCGATGCCCGCCAGGCTCAGCGTGCCCTGTAGGCGCACGACCGGGTCCATGTCGCTCAGGAATCCCGTGAGCAGCACAAGCCCGTCCTTGTCGCCGATCCGGGCCAGCTTCGCAGCCGCCTCGAGGCGCTGGAGCTTTCTTGGGCTGGCGAGGTCTGCCTGGAGCTGCCGGCGCACGGCATCGAGCCGGTGCAGGACAGCGCCCAAGGCGTCATCCTCCGTGTCATAGAGGCCGATCAAGTCGTCCATCACCGTAACGCGGAACGCCTTGCGAACAATCTTGGTCGGATGGACCAGGGCGATCTCCGCCCCCAGAGCCCGCACCCGCCGTTGGAGCGAGGCGAGCGTGGCCATCACAACGCTCGGCGTCGAACGGACGTTCACCATATCCAGCAGGATGCAGGAGGTGCCGTGCTCAGCAAGTCCGCAGCAGAGATGCTCCAGGCTATCGAGGCTTTCGCGATCGCCGTGCGCGAGGCTCCGATCCACCTCGACCACGGTAGCATTGGTTTTCTGAGTAGCTACATGCATGGACACAATCCGGTAACCACGTGACTAGTTTGGGCCGTACGACGAGACGATCCCCCTACGTCCGTAAGATCGGATGAGGCGGCGATAGCTTTAGGGAAATCAGCCCCCACCTCGCGTTATGAGAGCCCCTGTGTCAGGAGGGATAGAAAAAGCGGTCGCGCCGCGTGGCTCTCGCCATCGGTGCGACCGCCCGGAGGAGGAAGGAACGTTAGCCTAAGGGTACTGAATTGTCGAAACTTACGGCAACCGCCCTCCAGTCGGACTCGATCGGGCCCGCTGAGGTCTCGTGCCGTAGCACCTTACCCGTCCCAGATAAGCGAGAACAGTGCCAGCCCGCCCCGGAAAGCTCCGCCGGCAGAAAAAGCACGTAGTCGATCGCGCCTCCTACAGGGAAAGCGCGCCACCGGGCCGTCCGGAAAAGGGCGCCGCCCGCACCGATGTTGGCAGTCACCACACTCGAGGAGCCTTCCGCCTGGCCGCCCCTCTCGCGGCAGGCGATGTGCATCACCATCGCCGCCTCGATCCGTGGGTGGCGCCTGCGCTCGGTACCCCCCGGCGAAGATCTGCTGCGGACGAGTGTTGCATCCATGCATCGGCTCTGGTGCAACTCGCGTGCCATGGCGGGAAATCGAATCGAAGCAGGCGCAAACAACGGAGGCGAGACGCAAGCATCCCGCCTCGATAGACAATTCACGGGGGGCTGGAGACCCAACCCCAGAGACACGCACGCCGCTAGGCGAGTGCCTTGACGGCCTTGGCCACGTCGTCGACAGAGAAAACGACGACCGCCTCGCCGCCGCCCACGCCGGTCGCGTAGGCGTAGTCAATGTTGACCCCGGCATGGCCGAGCTTCTCGCCGAGGTCAGAGCCCGTGCCGATCGCGTCCGTGCAGGTAACCACAGCCACGTCTGTTGTCTCGACCGTGTAGCCGGCCTCTTCCGCGAGCTTGGCCACCTTCGCGTTATCGGCCGTGATCAGCTTGAAGGTGCCCTGATTGCCCATCGAGTAGGCGACGAAAGACTTGACGTTCACGCCCGCCTTGGCGACGAGCCCGAACACCTTGCCCATCGTGCCCACCTCGTTCGGCGCGGTGATCGTGATCTCTTGAGTCTTCACAGCTCCCATCGTACTCCTCCTTGTCGTGGCGCCGGCGCCGGCCGCCGCCGCCCGTCCCCGGTTAGCTCCCGCCTGCCTCTTCCTTGCCGATGTACAGCGTCTGCGTCGGATAGGCGAACTCAATCCCTTCTTGCTCGAAGCGCTCGAACAGCGCCAGATTGATCCCTTGCTGGGTGTCCATATACTTCGCGTAGTCGCGATCGAGCACGTAGTAGACCACCTCGAAGTCGAGCGAGAACGCGCCGTAGCCCTTGAAGTGCGCCCGGTCGAAGCGCACCTCCGGCTGCGCTTCGACGATCTCGCGGACAATGCTCGGGATCGCCTTGAGCTGCTCGAGCGCCGTCTGGTACCTCACCCCGACCGTAAACAGGATCCGCCGCTCCTGCATCCGGCCGTAGTTCCTGATCCGGCTGCCCACCAGCTCGGCGTTCGAGAAGACAAGCTCCTCGCCGGTGAGACTGCGCACCCGCGTCGTCTTGATGCCGATCCGCTCCACGGTGCCCATGTGGTCGCCGACGATGATGTAGTCGCCCACCTCGAACGGCTTGTCCATGAGGATCGCCACCGAGTTGAAGATGTCGCCCAGGATGTTCTGCGCCGCCAAGGCGATGGCGATACCGCCCACGCCCAGCCCCGCGATGAGCGCCGTGATCTTGACACCAAGATTCTGCAGCGACACGACAACAACGACGGCCCAAAGCACCAACCGCACGAAGAACCCGATCACGCCGAACGCAGACGCCGCGGCGGGGTCCTGGTCCTTGCGCTGCGTGATTGACTGAGTGATCAACGCCGTCGCCAGCCGGTGCACCCATACCGCCACCTGGATCAGCAGCACGACGAGCGCGATGCTCTTCAGGGCCTTGCTCAGCCCGTCAGAGAGAATCAGGACAAGCGATCCGACGTAGGCGGACATCACGAGCGCGAACAACGGCATCGTC includes:
- the pabB gene encoding aminodeoxychorismate synthase component I, with the translated sequence MTPRTGVHDRRTIRPAWMRRASSCPPVEAFQRLLGAGRRPAFLHTGGPETPGSWSLVACDPDATFSIGPRDPDDPFDRLRRMLAAEVVLEGERPPVPFIGGWVGAFSYDLAHRTERLRTAARIDHGFPLIELARYPRVLAYDHDTAAWTACELAGPETCEGGVRSGLERLLDLALDGPLPPRETGPTFTDALQSNFSRDAYEAAVCRVLDYIAAGDTYQVNLSQRFEARLAVSPEELALRLFEASPAPFSAFVRFDGRAIVSSSPELFLRVRGREVETRPIKGTRPRGATPDEDERLKTELVASPKERAELVMITDLLRNDLGRVCEYGSVRVPELRVVESYRNVHHTYSRIVGRLKEDAGLADLLRATLPGGSVTGAPKVRSMEIIEELEPTARGPYCGAIGWIGADGAMDLNIVIRTILVEADGATGRRLTFQVGGGIVADSDPAAEYEETLDKAQGILRALRAGHTAHARRRAARRPAMNRHVILNGRLVPPGEACVSVDDRGFLYGDSVFTTLRCYAGVPFRLDRHVTRLNASLHSPIVAIAYTVDENSIRDDIARLVAKNGCLDAVVRLRVTRGRGAGPLPPKDAAPTTLLTVDPVHLDESLYARGARLIVSSERRDPHGKLGRHKLGSYLFSLVARREAAAAGADEAIIADTDGHWLECACSNLFAVVEGALVTPDVTENLLPGIARETVLECARDLGIPVSLQTLTAEITERAEEWFITNSVQEIVPVARVTTKSYTAPGPVAAVLARAYREAVAREAAGA
- a CDS encoding calcium/sodium antiporter gives rise to the protein MSLLVVIAGLAVLVVGAELLVRGASRLAAAAGVAPLVIGLTVVAFGTSAPELAVSVQAALAGRSDIALGNVVGSNTFNVLFILGISALIVPLAVARQLIRRDVPVMIGVSVLVWLFAGGGMVNATEGAILVAGIFAYTALLVFKAHRQRDPDPDRNRADGAAQRVSGRRATVPAIVAVLAGLGALVLGARWLVSGATNLARQLGASELVIGLTIVAAGTSLPELATSVVAAIRGERDLAVGNIVGSNIFNLLAVLGGAALVSGGIDVAPAALRFDIPIMVAAAVVCLPVFFTRGEISRWEGALLVGYYLAYTVYLVLNAGHAPALPYFTSVIWKLVVPLTALALVFSLTHALRPRKR
- a CDS encoding DMT family protein; the encoded protein is MPRIAPILLLVCSNVFMTYAWYGHLKDMRSKALLLAIVVSWGVAFFEYCLQVPANRIGFRVYSLVQLKVMQEIITMCVFAAFAVFYMNERLKLDFLWAAICLAAAAYFMFRGVAVAH
- a CDS encoding HEAT repeat domain-containing protein yields the protein MHVATQKTNATVVEVDRSLAHGDRESLDSLEHLCCGLAEHGTSCILLDMVNVRSTPSVVMATLASLQRRVRALGAEIALVHPTKIVRKAFRVTVMDDLIGLYDTEDDALGAVLHRLDAVRRQLQADLASPRKLQRLEAAAKLARIGDKDGLVLLTGFLSDMDPVVRLQGTLSLAGIGGAVVVEPLIRALADEDYRVRMYAAEALGKTADHRAIEPLRAAVRFERNRNVIFKANQALEQLLAEQPLPGGSFARA
- a CDS encoding ACT domain-containing protein, giving the protein MGAVKTQEITITAPNEVGTMGKVFGLVAKAGVNVKSFVAYSMGNQGTFKLITADNAKVAKLAEEAGYTVETTDVAVVTCTDAIGTGSDLGEKLGHAGVNIDYAYATGVGGGEAVVVFSVDDVAKAVKALA
- a CDS encoding mechanosensitive ion channel family protein, whose translation is MKLAKGTKTHVDDLLLNIMQKTMPLFALVMSAYVGSLVLILSDGLSKALKSIALVVLLIQVAVWVHRLATALITQSITQRKDQDPAAASAFGVIGFFVRLVLWAVVVVVSLQNLGVKITALIAGLGVGGIAIALAAQNILGDIFNSVAILMDKPFEVGDYIIVGDHMGTVERIGIKTTRVRSLTGEELVFSNAELVGSRIRNYGRMQERRILFTVGVRYQTALEQLKAIPSIVREIVEAQPEVRFDRAHFKGYGAFSLDFEVVYYVLDRDYAKYMDTQQGINLALFERFEQEGIEFAYPTQTLYIGKEEAGGS